The sequence aGGCAAGTTTATTGAACTCTAAAATGAAATCAAGGTGTATTTGACTACAAAACCGGTAGCATGGTGATGACTATGAGCTTTAGAGTTCAGCAGTCTGGGTTCCACTTCGTGCTCTATCacactgtgtgaccttaggtgGACAACGTACTTATTCAGGATTCACTTTCCTTATCCAGAAGAATAATAGTTGTGAGcactaaatgagataattaatACAGCACAATATATGGCATTTAATGGCCAATAAATAATTGATATTATCATTTTAACTACCAAGCTGCACTTACTAAAAGCCAAAAACAACTACCCTTGAGATGATCTTAAATGTTTTAGAACATCCTTAAAATTTTGCTCCCAGAACTTTATCCTCTGGGACAAAGATCATTTCTACTAGAAGTTGTGGTAAAACGGCCTTTTTGAAATGGAGTGGTGAGGTGTCCGTTAAGATGTAAATTAGGgttttgatatttaaattttgaatGGATCTCTATGGGGGTTTCTATTAACATGTAAATATATGTTGTGGGTTCTTGAATGGGATGCAAGGTTTTGAGGCTGGGGCTACTGGCTTCTGATTTTAGCCTGGGATAAGAAGGCTGAACTAGTGGGAGAAATGGCTGTGAAGATAACCCAGTTTTCTGCTATCAGTCACTTTAGGGTCAGGGGAAGGGAGATACTTAATACTTGGAACCCAAAATAGGAAAATAGTAGATTCTAATGCCTACCTCACCCATCCCCCAAGGGTTGCTGGGGTGGACTTTAGATTTCATATGTTCTAGTTTCCTACTTTTGTATCTATCTTTAAGGTATCTATTTGACATGAAACTGCTACACCTATTCATggcatttaaaattgtttaaattgtTAAAACTTTTTGGGAAAACCATGCTGTACTATGTGGCATTGGTTCAGTGACcctatttttagtttctttatgAACttatcataaagaaataaacagaaacagctaTAAGCAAAAGGATATTTACTACAGCATTATAATAGGAAAAAGCTGGGAACAACCTCAGTGTCTCATGGTAGGGAGTGATTTAGTAAATTAGTATACATCCAGGAGGACTTTAGGTAGCTGTTAAAAGTTATAATTATGCCGACACTATAGAAATAAGGAAGAGCTGAATATATAGTAGTGCATTATGATTGCAATTTTTGAAAGGTTAATACATGTCTTGGAAGGTAAATAAGCAAAAATGGAAATAGTGGGAGGAAGATTTAATTATGGATGTGCCCAAAGATTTAACTGAGCATCATTTATAATGGTTAAGaattagaaacaacctaagtgtcccaACAATAGGGGTTAAAGAAATTATGGTGCACGAATACAGCTGAATATTGTGTCCCATTAACACAGTAGAAGATTTAATGACATGAAAGCTGTTCATAATATGTATCATAAAGTAGGAAAAGTTTACAAAATAGTTTTTATAATATCCCAttgaacaacataaatatataaattaatgacTTGGTGTACTAAATTGTCAGCAGTGAGTATTTAGTGGTGGGTCTatggggttttatttttgtttttctgagtattaaaatgtattttgtaatAGGTACTTTATTGTAACTTCTGAAGCTGAGAAAGGTAGATTGATGAAATATCATatgtaatttacttatttatgatGTATGTTGTTTTGTCTCTCCAGAAGTTAATCTTTGCTTTGTTCACTGATGCATCCCAagcacctagaatagtgcctggcaaatagtaggcATTCAgtgagtatttgttgaatgaattaataaagtgaaaaattatcAGTAACTTACAAACAAGGCAGTTTTAATCTTTGCctactttctgttttttgtcTACAGTCAagcgtttaaaaaaaaaacttcccccttaaaacatttaaattttttcatgtttacaTGGTCTTTACTGCTGTGTaacattctattgtatggatatactataatttttaaaagccattctgcttattttggatatttaagtcatttttattgttttgctacCATAAGACCATTCTGATGAAAATTTTCAtataagtattttaattttaaaattatttccttaggataaatacATAGGAGTAGAATTCTGAGTTAAAGAATATGAACATCTTAATAACTCTTGCTACATATTGTCTTGTGAAACaacttttggatatggattttgATAATTGTGttgatgttttcaattttggtGAGATACAGTGTTGTAGAAAATTCTGTAGAAGGTCTTATACACTTAAAAGAATGCACTATTCCCATATAGCCATCATCCAAAATCAGCAGTCacatttgtcacattttcttcatctgagaagtatagttttctctattttttaaaggTATGTGATGTTTAACAGTACAATATTTATGAAAAGTTCCTTTTCTGCATCTTTGTTTCAGTTAAATTCTGACTAGAGGGCTTTGTTGGAGGAAAAGGATTTAGGGTTGACATTgcccttttatttcatttactggAGAATTATCCTTGGATGAGGAACACAGTACCTAGCTTatgagaaaattttcattttaaaactgtcAACTTTTGAattctgacattttaaaaattcagtctgGATTCTACaggaattttcattttgttttctttttaatcttggtgttgatttttaaatgacagaacttaacattttatgattgtatattaatcttttttatgtTTGCATCTTTTGTTGTTTTGGTAATTACATTTATCTTTTCCATCATGATTAATAACAATGTTTGCTGAGTGTTTCTTATATACCAGTACTGAGCTAGTGTTCCCACATATTTATTTAACCCTCATAGCCACCTTGATAGGTAGGTATTTTCCATTCCCTTTATAGGAGCTTAAGAAATATATGGCAGAAGTAATTTACTAGCTAGTTCATGCCTAGTAAGTATTAGGATCATGGTTCAAACCTAAATGTCTGTCTCATGGCCCATACTTTTCCCACTGTTCACAATATCTACTATGGGCTAGAACTGTGCTAAGTGTCAAGAGAAGAATAAGACTTATTAGTCCTTGGCCTTGTGTGATACTAGGGTCTTATTTCTGGACCCTCCAGTCTGTTccattttgtttgtatttcttttgtattGGTAGTAAACCATTTTGGACTTTGTGTCTGTATAATGTGCTTTAATAGGTGGTAGGACTATTTTTTAAGGGGTAGATCCTTATGGGAACGTGGTTTCCTATTAATGTTTAGAATTAATGAACTGGAAGTTTCCTTAAGTCATTCTAGTCTAAGGTGTTCTTATCCAGTATTTGTCTAGTTTCTGTTTGTAGCATAACTGCTAATACTTAGTCGTTTTTAGAGTTTTGAATTGCCCTCTTTTGCCATACTTGTTCAGAGTAACCAATTGTTTGGATCTGGCAAAAACCAGCATATCAAAGGTGATTAATGACATAGTGAGTTATAAGAAGGTGACTGATTGCATTTCTTATCACTGAATGCATTTTGACAGTCCGCTTTTTTTTTGCTATAGCCACTTATAGTAAAGAGACaatccactttttcttttttaaggtgcAGAAATGCAGAGCAATAAAACCTTTAACCTGGAGAAGCAAAACCATACTCCAAGGAAGCATCATCAGCATCACCACCCACAGCACCACCCAcagcaacaacagcagcagcaacagcagcagcagcagcagcagccaccaccaccaccaatacctGCAAATGGGCAACAGGCCAGCAGCCAAAGTAAGTGGACACTAGGCATTGGGGTAGAAATAGGTTCCCTCTTGGGAATGTTTATTGGTTTTTAGATTAGTTTCTTGGGATTATAAGAGAACAGGCCTTTGTGACACACCTTTGTTCTTTTCCCTATTTACCTCATGGTATCTTTATGATGGAAAAAGGCTGATGCCCTGAAACCAAGGAGCAGACCTGTTGTATAGGACAGCAGTTGAGTACAGGTTGCTTTGCTGTGTTGGCACATTCTACTGCTAAACAGATGTCTGTATATTTTACCTCAGAGCTTGGTTCTTAGAGGTAGACATCAGAGGACTGTTAATTAAAGAGAATACAGATCAAGTCTTTTAAGGCTCAGTGGAGAAGAGGTCTGGTACTGAGTGTTCTATGTGTAGCCTGGGGCCGGTCCCAGCCCATTTTTAATCAGAGCGAAAAGTCTTTAAATGTACTTACCTGTTTATTTAGTAAACTTTGAACACTTATTGCTTACCTGTCACTAAGACTAGAACCCACTTCAACCCTCTTTATTTCCGGAGATTCCTACAAAGAATActcttctaactttttttttttccattcgtTTCCCCAAGCCAGTAAGAATGGGAACATTAAGGTTATGAAGAAAGATTTGGTGAGAGATTGGGAAAATTGAGcaattatgttttaaattaaaaaaatctgatcCCTTGTGAATTAGGGTTCCTTATCTTTCTGTCTCTGGCTTCTCAAAGGTAGAGCTGTTGAGAAGTCCTCCTCAGATCTCTACATTCTGCTTTCACATTTTAAGGTACAATTTACTGATAAGTGGTTAGTGGATAGGTTGCACTGGGAAATGGTATATGCCTTCTCTTCAGGAATTATGTTTACTAATCTAGCAGCCAGTTATAACTCTTCGAGGATGTGACTATAATTCTCTTTCcccaatcttttattttttttattttaaattcagttttattgagatatattcacataccatgcagtcatccacagtgtacaatcaactgttcacagtaccatcatatagttgtgcattcatcaccccaatcaatttttgaacattttgcttactccaaaaagaataaaaataaatgtgaaaaagaacatccaaagcattccatccccccatcccaccctatttttcatttggtttttgtccccatttttctactcatctgtccatacactggaaaaagggagtgtgagccataaggttttcacaatcacacagtcacaccatgtaagctacatagttatgcaatcatcttcaagaatccaggatactgggttgcatttccgcagttcaggtatttccttctagctattccaatacattaaaaaccaaaaagggatctctatatagcgcataagaatgccctccagagggacctctcaactccatttgaaatctctcagccactgaaattttattttgtttcatttctcttcccccttttggtctgagaagactttttcaatcccatgatgcctgggccaggctcatccccaggagtcatgttccatgttgccaggttgatttacacccctggaaatcatgtcccatgtagtagagagggcaatgagttcacttGCCTAGTGGTCTTAGCTAgagatagaggccacatctgagcaacaaagaggttctctgggtctTTCTTCAATCTTTTAAGTGATTATATGTAATGTCTTCCCTCAGATGAAGGCTTGACTATTGACCTGAAGAATTTTaggaaaccaggagagaagaCCTTCACCCAACGTAGCCGTCTCTTTGTGGGCAATCTTCCTCCTGACATCACTGAGGAGGAAATGAGGAAACTATTTGAAAAATATGGGAAAGCAGGCGAGGTCTTCATTCATAAGGATAAAGGCTTTGGCTTTATCCGCTTGGTGAGCAGCTGTGGGCTTTGGGGCATGTGCCCTGAAAGGTGGGGGATGATATATATGGAAAACTAGGCAGTGGGAATAATTCTCAGATGATCTGTGTGTCAAAGCTTTTAGTTGATGAAATAGGACAAAAAAAtgcaggttttatttttatttatgttaatgGGTTTTTGTTTTAAGGGCAGCATAGGTTTATTTGCTCAGGATACTGGGGCTAAAGTATGCCCCttggaactttttaaaattttaattggaaattttcaaatatacagaagAGAATGGTATAATGAACCTGCACATACCTATTGCCCAGCTTTGCAGCAGTTATCAACTGATGGCTAATTTTCCTTCATCTATACCTCTCCCCATTTGCTCCCAccccaataaatattttagtatattagaGCTAAAGTGTGGTTTGACTTAGGAGAAGTTTTTAAGTATATGGGCCTAAAACATTTCTAGACATTATCATCATAAATAAGGAGCATAATCTGGTAGCAGGATCACTGGATGGGGTGTTGGAACTTAGTTTTTATTCCAGATCTGCCACTAACTCATGAGACTTTATAAAGGCAAATCTATTTCACTGGGGTTTAGGTTCCTCTTTATTAACATGAAGGGTTCTTTCAAGGTCTAGTTTCTAAGGAGGCTTCTTGGAGGGCATAGGTAATTCTGGTTAAACTTGTATGCAActagctaaaattaaaatatttggggTCCTATATTATAAGGGTAGATTTTAAGGTAGCctttgttttctgcatgatttgcTACCCTTTGGGAGAATAACCTATGAAAGTGGTGATGGATAAGTGTATTAGCTTCTAGAATTTCCAATTATATTTTATCTGATGCAAGGCCATCAAAGCGATTAGGCCATAACTGAAGAGTTATCTGAAACAGACAGTTCCATTCTTCCAATTTTACCcgtgtttctttgtatgcttctTGCTAAGGTTTTTTTGGAGACATTTTGTTACTGAGCTCTGCTAACTCTAGACTGTTGATGGCTGCTCAGATGGTCTTTGTTAAACCGAGTTATTCTGACTTTGCTCTCCAGGAAACACGAACCCTAGCGGAGATTGCCAAAGTGGAGCTTGACAACATGCCACTCCGTGGAAAGCAGCTGCGTGTGCGCTTTGCCTGCCATAGTGCATCCCTTACAGTCAGAAACCTTCCTCAGTACGTGTCCAACGAATTGCTGGAGGAAGCCTTTTCTGTGTTTGGTCAGGTGGAGAGGGCTGTAGTCATTGTGGATGATCGAGGAAGGCCCTCAGGAAAAGGCATTGTTGAGTTCTCAGGGAAGCCAGCTGCTCGGAAAGCTCTGGACAGATGCAGTGAAGGCTCCTTCCTGCTAACCACGTAAGTAAGGAGGGAGTTTTCAGAAACAAACCTTAGGTTGCTACTTCCTTGCTAtggtggtttgaggagttagcctCTAGGAACCATATTCTTGTATTGTTTAAAGACTTGATACTAATTCACGTTTCTAGAACATTTCTAAAGCAATCTTCTATTTTCAATCAGAAAAAATGgttttcattgtaattttaaaTCAGTGGAAATGGTGTGAGGATTAAGAAATACCTTTTCAGACTTTCAGTAGATTGTCCTTTAATCAGAATTAAATctccacttaaaaaaattttagaactCTGAAAAGTTGTTCTGTGCATGTGACGTCTCTTAGCATTTTCCTGGGTCATTTTCTGCAGATAACCAGATATTTAGGTTACACTTAAGTACTGTACCTGCCTACTTTGAATATCTTTTTGAGGCTGTCTGTATTCAGAGAGCTGAAGCCTGACTCCATCCTGATTGTCAACCCCCAATTCTCCTTAATATCGTTAAAAAGACTTAGTTCCTTGGGCCTGGATGTAAGAAACCTTTCAGAAGTATGTTTAATTGTCTAGTCCTCATCCCTAACTATTTCATTGTGCCTGTGGTAGATGTATAGAGGGAGCCTAATAGGGTGTGATTTGACTGACCCTGAGCTACCTTGTTTCAGGTTTCCCCGACCTGTGACTGTGGAGCCCATGGACCAGCTAGATGATGAAGAGGGACTTCCGGAGAAGTTGGTTATAAAGAACCAGCAATTTCACAAGTATGTAATTTTGACACATTCCCTGTTAGGTATTTGCCTAATCCTAAGGAAACTTGTAAAGGGGTGAGTAAAAGAAGCAGGTCTTTGCTGGATGTGTTCACTGGCTGCCATTATTTTGgcacttggaaggaacatgatgcTTAGTTgggggaatcttttttttttaattgcttgctTACAaggattgaattttttttaattcaattttttaaagatttatttatataccatacaatcatccaaagtatataatcctttgatcatattaccatcatatagttgttcattaatcaccccgatctatttttttaaacattttccttgtaccagaaaaagtgaaagcaagaataaaaaaaacaagagtaaaaacagaacacccaaattttcacccccccattcttcctttagttttttttttccccccatttttctactcatccatccatacactggacagaggggagtgtgatccatatggctttcccaatcacattgtcacccttcgtaagctacattgttatacaatcgtcttcaagattcaagggttctgggttgtagtttgatagtttcaggtatttactgctagctattccaattcattaaaacctaaaaagggttatctatattgtgcgtaagagtgcccaccagagtgacctcttggctccttttggaatctcagccactgaaacttacttcatttcatttcacatcccccttttggtcaagaagatgttctccatcccacgatgctgggtctagattcctccctgggagtcatattccacgttgccagggagattcactcccctgggtatcagatcccatgtagcggggagggcagtgatttcacttgccaagttggcttagctagagagagagggccacatctgagcaacaaagaggccctcagagggagactcttaggcacaattataagcaggtttagcctctcctttgcagtaacaagcttcataggggcaagtagTTGGGGGAATCTTGAACAAAGTTAGTGACCTGGGACCCTTGTCCCTAGGGAGCGAGAACAGCCACCCAGATTTGCACAGCCTGGCTCTTTTGAGTATGAGTATGCCATGCGCTGGAAGGCACTCATTGAgatggagaagcagcagcaggaccAAGTGGACCGCAACATCAAGGAAGCTCGTGAGAAGCTGGAAATGGAGATGGAGGCTGCTCGCCATGAGCACCAGGTCATGCTAATGAGGCAGGGTGAGTAGAGGCCTGTAAGAAGGGCAAAATGacgtttttcagatttttttatgCCAATCAGTAGAGAAAGGCTTGAATCTGAAATATTTCATTGATCTTGGTAGGCAAACGAATTGGTAGATGTGACAGAGAATCCTAGattcttcagagaaggaaatAGAGGTTGATTTCATTTTGGGAGTTGTGGATACCTTGGACAACCACTTAGAGATTATATTCCCCTTGTTTTCTGTAActatttttggaaaattattgAGCCTATATGAGGAGAACAAAGGATATTATGAAGAATACTGTGAATCAATTTGTTTTTGTAGATTTGATGAGGCGCCAAGAAGAACTTCGGAGGATGGAGGAGCTGCATAACCAAGAGGTGCAAAAACGAAAGCAACTGGAACTCAGGTAACTTTCTTTCTTGAACCTTATTTTCCAGACAATGCTTAAAAGGAAATCTGTCACTCATGCTTTGTACCCATCATGCTACCTGGTACATAAACATGTTGGCAAATATTTCCTGActtctcagtttctctctttaaCTAGGAGATTTTCTAGCTGCCTATGGTTCTAGGCATTACTTGGGGCTGCACTAAAGGGGAAGCAGCCGAGTGCTGGTCTCATGAGGCTCCTTTGGGAGAGGAGAACTTTTTTTCCCTGATGGACACATCTGGGTTACCTTGGGGCTGGGCACACTTTACTGTTTCCTGGAGAGCTACGATAGTTGTCTGTAGGTTCTTGATTTCCTTGGCAGAGTTCCCTATTAAGATAGCCTGTTCAAGTTTTGGAATGCCTCTGTCTTAAATACCTTGGTGACTCTataggcaggaggaggagcgcaGGCGCCGTGAGGAAGAGATGCGACGGCAACAGGAGGAAATGATGCGACGACAGCAGGAAGGATTCAAGGGAACCTTCCCTGATGCGGTATATTTCCCATGTGCCCGTGGTGTACCAAGCCAATCATGACAAACCCACCATGGATCGTCCACTAGGACTATAAAGTACCCTGGGGCTATGACCAGCTTTCCCTTACTAGGGAACTTCTTTTAGGAAGAATTCATTGAAAGTTTTGAAGGGGAATAGTTCTTGCTGCACAGGCAATTTAGGATGAAAGGCTGAGGCCATTGTATGCTGTTTAGACTTGGTGATGTAGGATGAGATACATCGAGTCCTTTAGCAGCCTTGACCTAATCCTCTTTTGTCCTTGCAGTTGTTGTACAGGTTGGAGGTTTAGAACAAATCaactttctcttccattctttctctccttctgttcTTAATAGGAGACTCTGACTTGTGTCCTagtagctctgtgaccttgagctcACTGTAAACTAGTGAGGAGCTGTTGGTGTTCCTCAGCTTGGTCTTAGTGCTCTTGGGATGTCTTACATTCTATCTACGAACCTTAGTGTGTGGTCCTCAATAGATGGTGCTAGAATACACTGTTGTCTtgaatagttttttgtttttcagagagaACAGGAGATACGGATGGGCCAGATGGCTATGGGAGGTAAGGACTTAGGATGCTAATGACTGATTTGGTTTTTTGTCTGGTCTGTGGTGAACTATGTAGCTTCTCCTACTAAGTCCAGATTTAAGGGGCTGACAGATTTAAGGGAGCATcgtttgtggtgtgtgtgtgtgtatatgtgtgtgtgtgacatgtCTTAGCCCAGAGGTCTTGTTCAATTGTTTCCtctggtggcatagaaaggagacTAACAATCTATACCCAGTACTGATCACACTACTCTCTTTAGGTGCTATGGGCATAAACAACAGAGGTGCCATGCCCCCTGCTCCTGTGCCAGCTGGTACTCCAGCTCCTCCAGGACCAGCCACTATGATGCCAGATGGAACCTTGGGATTGGTAATAAACTGCAGAGCCTTACAATACTTCTAAATGGTGGTAGGAGGGGAAAGAGCTTTGCCTTCATAGCCCCTGGACCTACCAATTATGCTACAGAAGTCAGTCTTTAAGACCTCTGGTATCCATTAGATATAACCTCAAGATCTTTATTTTTGACTCTTGAGCAAACCCAGTCTTAAATTATACTTTGTCTAGAAGTAAAGCAAATGACTCGGACTGGCCTTTCTGGTTGACTGTTTAGCTGCTACCCTGAGTGAACAAGTTATTGTTTTGGAGAGAAGGTAACAAAAAATAGATATTATCACATAAAATAGATATGACTTCAAAGACTTTATGACTCATATAATCTTGAGGTTGTTTTGGTCCTAATGTCAAGCTGGATAGGCTTGAGGTTGCTGAAGAACAGTGGCCTCCCCTTGTCCAGGTACCTAGCTCAGGAAAATGGAAGGTCTTGTCTAGAACTTATCCAACCTAAGAACTTAGTACATAGTATTGCTTAGTCAGTAGTGAGGaatagggataaataattaaagATAAGATAGCTTGATGGGTCCCTAATCCAGACAATCTTCTCTTTAGGGTTATTCTCTGGACTCTTGTTCTAAACAAGCTTGGTCACCCCAGAATCAGGAGCCTTATTGA is a genomic window of Choloepus didactylus isolate mChoDid1 chromosome X, mChoDid1.pri, whole genome shotgun sequence containing:
- the NONO gene encoding non-POU domain-containing octamer-binding protein, translating into MQSNKTFNLEKQNHTPRKHHQHHHPQHHPQQQQQQQQQQQQQQPPPPPIPANGQQASSQNEGLTIDLKNFRKPGEKTFTQRSRLFVGNLPPDITEEEMRKLFEKYGKAGEVFIHKDKGFGFIRLETRTLAEIAKVELDNMPLRGKQLRVRFACHSASLTVRNLPQYVSNELLEEAFSVFGQVERAVVIVDDRGRPSGKGIVEFSGKPAARKALDRCSEGSFLLTTFPRPVTVEPMDQLDDEEGLPEKLVIKNQQFHKEREQPPRFAQPGSFEYEYAMRWKALIEMEKQQQDQVDRNIKEAREKLEMEMEAARHEHQVMLMRQDLMRRQEELRRMEELHNQEVQKRKQLELRQEEERRRREEEMRRQQEEMMRRQQEGFKGTFPDAREQEIRMGQMAMGGAMGINNRGAMPPAPVPAGTPAPPGPATMMPDGTLGLTPPTTERFGQAATMEGIGAIGGTPPAFNRAAPGAEFAPNKRRRY